A single Malaclemys terrapin pileata isolate rMalTer1 chromosome 3, rMalTer1.hap1, whole genome shotgun sequence DNA region contains:
- the LOC128834642 gene encoding trace amine-associated receptor 4-like, whose translation MNSSNLWSPQKVQYCFDFVNNSCPRNVRSTISLWAMYIFMVGAIVLTMGGNMLVIISIAHFKQLHSPTNFLICSMAATDFLLSFMVMPYSMIRSIESCWYFGDLFCKLHTCCDIMLCTTSIFHLCFISVDRYYAVCDPLHYVTKITIPVIVLFLLISWSVPFLFAFSLVFSQLNTDGIEEYVTSIDCSGFCALIFNKLWGVLASLITFFFPGTVMVGIYVHIFTVARKHAKQIAKIPSAIKCVSAMKNKISTKKENKATKTLSVVMGVFVFCWLPFFILTIADPFINFSTPEDLYNAFLWLGYFNSTCNPIIYGLFYSWFRKAFKMIVTGTIFRPESSTRTLFPVYT comes from the coding sequence ATGAATTCATCCAACCTCTGGAGTCCACAGAAAGTGCAGTATTGCTTTGACTTTGTTAACAATTCATGTCCTAGAAATGTAAGGTCTACAATCAGTCTTTGGGCAATGTACATCTTCATGGTGGGAGCAATAGTGCTCACAATGGGTGGGAATATGCTTGTGATCATTTCCATCGCTCATTTCAAACAGCTTCACTCTCCGACCAACTTCCTGATCTGCTCCATGGCAGCTACTGACTTTTTGCTTAGTTTCATGGTTATGCCCTACAGTATGATCAGGTCTATTGAGTCATGCTGGTATTTTGGAGACCTCTTCTGCAAACTCCATACTTGTTGTGATATAATGCTCTGTACCACCTCTATTTTCCATCTATGTTTTATCTCTGTTGACCGTTACTATGCAGTTTGTGACCCATTGCATTATGTCACCAAAATAACTATCCCTGTgatagtattatttttattaattagcTGGTCTGTCCCATTCTTATTTGCCTTTAGCCTAGTTTTTTCACAGTTGAATACTGATGGCATTGAAGAATATGTGACTTCTATTGACTGCAGTGGTTTCTGTGCACTGATATTTAACAAGCTTTGGGGAGTGCTGGCTTCTCTTATAACCTTCTTTTTCCCAGGCACAGTGATGGTGGGGATCTATGTTCACATATTTACTGTGGCAAGAAAACATGCTAAACAAATTGCTAAAATCCCCAGTGCAATAAAATGTGTTTctgcaatgaaaaacaaaatctccACAAAAAAAGAGAACAAAGCAACTAAGACTTTAAGTGTAGTCatgggggtgtttgttttttgttggctGCCTTTCTTTATTCTTACGATAGCTGATCCTTTTATTAACTTCTCAACACCTGAAGACTTGTACAATGCCTTCCTCTGGCTGGGATACTTCAATTCTACTTGTAATCCAATCATTTATGGTTTATTTTATTCTTGGTTTCGCAAAGCATTTAAAATGATTGTGACTGGTACAATCTTCAGACCGGAATCCTCTACTCGTACTTTATTTCCCGTATATACTTAA